One stretch of Zingiber officinale cultivar Zhangliang chromosome 6B, Zo_v1.1, whole genome shotgun sequence DNA includes these proteins:
- the LOC121989159 gene encoding 14-3-3-like protein D, whose amino-acid sequence MTHPFLFTFSLSDLLVRFCLLLSSKPPLRVRRKKSEKQQQQQKRDRFDPTSPSSPMASQKDRESFVYTAKLAEQAERYEEMVDSMKNVARLDVDLTVEERNLLSVGFKNVIGARRAAWRVLSSIQQKEEARGNEQHVKTIREYRKKVETELSDICNDIMTLIDGHLIPFSTDGESSVFYYKMKGDYYRYLAEFMTGNEKKEVADQSLKAYEAATSAAEADLSPTHPIRLGLALNFSVFYYEIMNSPERACHLAKQAFDEAISELDTLSEESYKDSTLILQLLRDNLTLWTSDIPEDGEDPSKSGTGENAQ is encoded by the exons ATGACCCATCCGTTCCTGTTCACGTTCTCTCTTTCTGACTTGCTCGTCCGCTTCTGTTTGCTTTTATCGTCGAAACCTCCGCTCCGCGTGCGGCGGAAAAAGAGTGAAAAGCAACAGCAGCAGCAGAAGCGAGATCGCTTCGATCCGACCTCACCCTCATCTCCCATGGCGTCGCAGAAGGATCGCGAGAGCTTCGTCTACACCGCCAAGCTCGCTGAGCAGGCTGAGCGCTACGAAG AGATGGTGGATTCGATGAAGAACGTAGCGAGACTCGACGTGGATCTCACTGTGGAGGAGCGGAACCTGCTATCCGTAGGATTCAAGAACGTGATCGGGGCCCGCCGGGCCGCGTGGAGGGTATTATCCTCGATCCAGCAGAAGGAGGAAGCAAGGGGGAACGAGCAGCATGTGAAGACGATTAGGGAGTACCGGAAGAAGGTGGAGACGGAGTTATCTGACATATGCAACGACATCATGACTTTGATCGACGGCCATCTCATTCCTTTCTCCACGGACGGGGAGTCTTCGGTCTTTTACTACAAGAT GAAGGGGGATTATTATCGCTACCTGGCAGAGTTCATGACTGGAAACGAGAAGAAGGAGGTTGCTGATCAGTCCCTGAAAGCGTATGAG gCAGCTACAAGTGCAGCTGAGGCTGATTTATCTCCTACACATCCAATTCGACTGGGTTTGGCTCTAAACTTCTCTGTGTTCTATTATGAGATCATGAACTCACCTGAAAG GGCTTGCCATCTCGCTAAGCAAGCTTTTGATGAAGCAATTTCTGAGTTGGATACATTGAGCGAGGAATCATACAAAGATAGCACATTGATTCTGCAACTGTTGAGGGATAATCTCACATTGTGGACCTCTGACATCCCTGAGGATGGAG AGGATCCTTCAAAGAGTGGAACTGGTGAAAATGCACAG TGA
- the LOC121989156 gene encoding uncharacterized protein LOC121989156, with translation MVPYKAVAFNRFLRGSLREFPLCSVFSSNATRTVTFRVSDPSFPFLPSPRSVSFISDAASVDSVTEVSKSGSLSSLFAKPKPRPVSVVAVPSKHDAGSKKEKKPTPLTSSVQHRVFEQKEWPKELPKEVVALVERLREKGYLKLETYSRMTSLSTKEVPVPPANMYSRQYVKSAAEKYGQDQQEIAKWLSGSHLKKVALYGCPSVERKTVFASKRLRSFFSIQEDVVCRGCKIRDHCKFANLRVSKEEKVILSDTMRILALWAFDAVPRQLSVSYDFKSSVYKLLEEVLNLSDDGT, from the exons ATGGTGCCTTACAAAGCCGTCGCCTTCAATCGCTTCCTCCGTGGTTCTCTGCGCGAGTTTCCACTTTGTTCCGTCTTTAGCTCAAATGCCACTCGAACCGTCACTTTTAGGGTTTCTGATCCTTCTTTCCCTTTCTTGCCTTCGCCGAGGTCGGTTTCCTTCATCTCTGATGCCGCCTCCGTCGATTCCGTGACGGAGGTGTCTAAGTCTGGAAGCCTTTCCTCGTTGTTCGCAAAGCCGAAGCCCAGGCCGGTTTCGGTAGTCGCTGTGCCTTCCAAGCATGACGCTGGTagcaagaaggaaaaaaaaccGACGCCTTTGACGAGCTCGGTGCAGCATCGGGTCTTTGAGCAGAAAGAGTGGCCCAAAGAGCTACCTAAGGAAGTTGTGGCGCTTGTAGAACGGTTGCGTGAGAAGGGTTATCTTAAGTTGGAAACCTACTCTCGGATGACTTCATTGAGTACCAAGGAGGTGCCGGTCCCGCCGGCTAATATGTACTCCAGACAGTACGTGAAATCAGCTGCGGAGAAATATGGGCAAGACCAGCAAGAGATTGCAAA GTGGCTGTCAGGAAGTCACTTGAAGAAGGTTGCTCTTTATGGTTGTCCATCTGTCGAGAGGAAAACAGTATTCGCATCTAAAAGACTACGTTCATTTTTCAGCATTCAAGAAGATGTT GTATGTCGAGGCTGCAAGATAAGAGACCACTGCAAGTTTGCGAATCTTAGAGTAAGCAAAGAGGAGAAGGTGATTCTATCAGATACTATGAGAATCCTTGCATTGTGGGCATTTGATGCAGTGCCGAGGCAGTTATCTGTCTCTTATGACTTCAAGTCCTCCGTTTACAAATTGTTGGAGGAGGTACTCAATCTTAGTGATGATGGTACATAA
- the LOC121989158 gene encoding cytochrome P450 710A11-like, with protein MEYSWPGLYDAGDAVRRAASLSGPYLLCALAFWFLWEQLSYLRKKGPLPGPLFVVPFLGSALPMILNPTGFWSRQAAVARDLGVSANFLVGRFIVFVRSTELSHKVFANVRPDAFHLVGHPFGKKLFGEHNLIYMFDQKHKDLRRRIAPNFTPRALSTYIDIQQRVIVAHIRKWLALSDSPKPVPLRILCRDLNLETSQTVFAGPYLTPAAREQFNRDYNLFNVGLMAIPFDLPGSAFRNARLAVSRLAQTLSGTVALSKSSMRSGAEPTCLIDFWMQDSLRENAEAEAAGKPPPQESSDIEIGGHLFDFLFAAQDASTSSLLWAVAVLDAHPEVLARVRAEVSALWSPESGLPITAEQIRKMRYTEAVAREVVRYRPPATMVPHIASEPFQLTEWYTVPKGAIVFPSVFESSFQGFTEPERFDPERFFSEERAEDRVYKRNFLAFGAGAHQCVGQRYAINHLLLFIALFVSLADFKRHRTDGCDDIAYVPTIVPRDDCTIYLAPRRVPPS; from the coding sequence ATGGAGTACTCTTGGCCTGGCTTGTACGACGCCGGAGACGCCGTCCGCAGGGCGGCGTCACTATCCGGGCCTTATCTCCTCTGCGCGTTGGCCTTCTGGTTTCTGTGGGAGCAGCTGTCGTATCTCCGCAAGAAAGGGCCGCTGCCGGGGCCGCTCTTCGTTGTCCCCTTCCTCGGCAGCGCACTGCCGATGATTCTGAACCCTACGGGATTCTGGTCGCGGCAGGCCGCCGTCGCCCGCGACCTCGGCGTCTCCGCCAACTTCCTTGTGGGGCGCTTCATCGTCTTCGTGCGCTCCACCGAGCTATCCCACAAGGTGTTCGCCAACGTCCGCCCCGACGCCTTCCACCTCGTCGGCCACCCCTTCGGCAAGAAGCTCTTCGGCGAGCACAACCTTATCTACATGTTCGACCAGAAGCACAAGGACCTCCGCCGCCGCATCGCTCCCAATTTCACCCCTCGCGCCCTTTCCACCTACATCGACATTCAGCAGAGAGTCATCGTCGCTCACATCCGCAAGTGGCTCGCCCTCTCCGACTCCCCCAAACCTGTCCCGCTCCGCATCCTCTGCCGCGATCTCAACCTCGAGACCTCGCAGACAGTCTTCGCAGGGCCCTACCTCACCCCGGCCGCGCGCGAGCAGTTCAACCGCGACTACAACCTCTTCAACGTCGGCCTCATGGCCATCCCCTTCGACCTCCCCGGCTCCGCCTTCCGCAACGCGCGCCTCGCCGTCTCCCGCCTCGCCCAAACCCTCTCCGGCACTGTCGCCCTAAGCAAATCTAGCATGCGATCCGGCGCCGAGCCCACCTGCCTCATCGATTTCTGGATGCAGGACTCCCTGCGCGAGAACGCGGAGGCTGAGGCCGCCGGCAAGCCGCCTCCACAGGAGTCGAGCGACATCGAGATCGGCGGCCACCTGTTCGACTTCCTATTCGCGGCGCAGGACGCGTCGACGTCGTCTCTCCTATGGGCGGTGGCGGTGCTGGATGCTCACCCGGAGGTCCTCGCAAGGGTACGAGCGGAGGTCTCGGCGCTATGGTCGCCCGAATCAGGGCTCCCGATCACGGCGGAGCAAATCCGGAAGATGCGGTACACGGAGGCGGTGGCGCGGGAGGTAGTGCGGTACCGACCGCCGGCGACGATGGTCCCGCACATCGCCAGCGAGCCGTTCCAGCTGACGGAGTGGTACACGGTTCCAAAGGGCGCGATCGTGTTTCCATCAGTATTCGAGTCGTCGTTCCAGGGCTTCACGGAGCCTGAGCGATTCGATCCGGAGCGGTTCTTCTCGGAGGAGCGGGCGGAGGACCGCGTCTACAAGCGCAACTTCCTGGCCTTCGGGGCGGGCGCGCACCAGTGCGTGGGGCAGCGCTACGCCATCAACCACCTCCTCCTCTTCATCGCCCTCTTCGTCTCCCTCGCCGACTTCAAGCGCCACCGCACCGACGGCTGCGACGACATCGCCTACGTTCCGACCATCGTGCCCCGTGACGACTGCACCATCTACTTGGCCCCGCGCCGGGTCCCGCCGTCTTAG